In Phragmites australis chromosome 24, lpPhrAust1.1, whole genome shotgun sequence, the following are encoded in one genomic region:
- the LOC133907617 gene encoding uncharacterized protein LOC133907617 has product MGEETLVAMPLAPHHHHARLDALPHHLAPAPPPPEPTAADKKERDRPSEGVVEPPTRVPRPETPPGLATVAGAGEVEEDVYYARKMLQGVVLRPPPHLPQPEAPPGLARVLSAPTPHGYAGEEEEEEEEQRPVERSASANSAGTPVVDVASIGRFFRDRRDVLSSAITRRISSLKEASPSSPAVDTCSVQEIHLPNVKVTVRLKDAIAADAAEDEATLGGGCDDGYSFSGTHIKGRVSFFSRSGCRDCAAVRSFFRQSGLPYVEINLDVFPEREADLASRAGAAARVPQIFLNEKLLGGLVVLNSLRNSGEFERRVRDLAGRRCPDSAPRVPVYGFDESGKEEEEDDAMVGIVRVLRHRLPIQDRFVRVKLVKNCFSGADMVDGIVNHLECSRKKAVEIGKELARKHFIHHVFRENDFEDGGQNLYRFLEHDPAVPKYYNFRGSTNDGEPKPAATIGQRMTKIMVAILEAYASDDRRHLDYSRIATSEEFRRYANLVQELQRADMSALPAEERLPFFLNLHNAMAIHAVIRIGQPGAVDWRPFFVDFQYVVGGHPYSLAAIRNGILRANRRQPYTLAKPFGSNDRRLELAQRRANPLVHFALCDATRSSPIVRFYSSQGVEPELRHAAREFFLHGGVEIDLESRTVHLTRIIKRYSTDFGQDRDILRWILNYLDPTKAGLLTHLLNDGGAINISYMNYDWSLNV; this is encoded by the exons ATGGGAGAAGAGACCCTCGTGGCCATGCCGCTCGcgccccaccaccaccacgcccGCCTCGACGCGCTCCCCCACCACCTCGCCCCCGCTCCACCGCCGCCGGAGCCAACGGCTGCGGACAAGAAGGAACGGGATCGTCCCTCTGAAGGCGTCGTCGAGCCGCCGACGCGAGTCCCGCGGCCTGAGACCCCGCCCGGGCTAGCAACCGTGGCGGGCGCCGgcgaggtggaggaggatgtGTACTACGCGCGCAAGATGCTGCAGGGCGTGGTGCTTCGACCGCCGCCGCACCTGCCGCAGCCGGAGGCGCCGCCGGGGCTGGCCAGGGTGCTCTCCGCGCCCACGCCGCACGGCTAcgcgggagaggaggaggaggaggaggaggagcagaggccCGTGGAGCGGTCCGCCTCCGCAAACTCCGCCGGCACGCCCGTCGTGGACGTGGCGTCCATCGGGCGGTTCTTCCGCGACCGCCGCGACGTGCTGTCCTCGGCCATCACCCGCCGCATCTCGTCGCTCAAGGAAGCCTCGCCGTCGTCTCCCGCGGTCGACACCTGCAGCGTGCAGGAGATCCACCTGCCCAACGTGAAAGTCACCGTGCGCCTCAAGGACGCgatcgccgccgacgccgccgagGACGAGGCCACCCTCGGAGGCGGTTGCGACGACGGGTATTCCTTCTCGGGCACCCACATCAAGGGCCGGGTCAGCTTCTTCTCCCGCTCGGGCTGCCGTGACTGCGCCGCCGTGCGCTCCTTCTTCCGGCAGTCCGGTCTGCCCTACGTCGAGATCAACCTCGACGTGTTCCCGGAGCGCGAGGCCGACCTCGCCTCCCGCGCGGGCGCCGCGGCCCGCGTGCCCCAGATCTTCCTCAACGAGAAGCTCCTGGGTGGGCTCGTCGTGCTCAACTCCCTGCGCAACAGCGGCGAGTTCGAGCGCCGCGTGCGCGACCTTGCCGGCAGGCGGTGCCCCGACTCGGCGCCGCGGGTACCCGTGTATGGGTTCGACGAGTCtggcaaggaggaggaggaggacgacgccaTGGTAGGCATCGTGAGGGTGCTCCGGCACCGGCTGCCTATCCAGGACAGGTTCGTCAGGGTCAAGCTCGTCAAGAACTGCTTCTCCGGCGCGGACATGGTCGACGGCATCGTGAACCATTTGGAGTGCAGCAGGAAGAAG GCTGTGGAGATCGGCAAGGAGCTCGCAAGAAAGCACTTCATTCACCATGTCTTCAG AGAGAACGACTTCGAAGACGGCGGCCAGAACCTGTACCGGTTCTTGGAGCACGACCCTGCCGTCCCCAAGTACTACAACTTCCGGGGTTCCACCAACGACGGCGAGCccaagccggccgccaccattGGGCAGAGGATGACCAAGATCATGGTCGCCATCCTGGAGGCCTACGCCTCCGACGACCGCCGCCACCTCGACTACAGCCGCATCGCCACCAGCGAGGAGTTCAGAAG ATATGCGAACCTGGTGCAGGAGCTTCAGCGGGCGGACATGTCCGCGCTCCCTGCCGAGGAGCGGCTGCCGTTCTTCCTGAACCTGCACAACGCGATGGCCATCCACGCCGTGATCAGGATCGGACAGCCGGGGGCTGTCGACTGGCGGCCCTTCTTCGTCGACTTCCAGTACGTCGTCGGCGGGCACCCCTACTCCCTCGCGGCGATCAGGAACGGCATCCTCAGGGCCAACCGGCGGCAGCCCTACACGCTGGCCAAGCCGTTCGGCTCCAACGACCGGAGGCTCGAG CTGGCGCAGCGACGGGCGAACCCGCTGGTGCACTTCGCGCTGTGCGACGCGACGCGGTCCAGCCCGATCGTGCGGTTCTACTCGTCGCAAGGCGTGGAGCCGGAGCTCCGCCACGCGGCCAGGGAGTTCTTCCTCCATGGCGGCGTGGAGATCGACCTGGAGAGCCGGACCGTGCACCTCACCAGGATCATCAAACG GTACAGCACTGATTTTGGGCAGGACAGGGACATCCTCCGGTGGATCCTCAACTACCTGGACCCGACCAAGGCCGGGCTCCTGACGCATCTCCTGAACGACGGCGGCGCGATCAACATCTCCTACATGAACTACGACTGGTCACTGAACGTTTGA